The following proteins come from a genomic window of Microbacterium sulfonylureivorans:
- a CDS encoding AAA family ATPase — MAGLGEHVKAMVRSHASGDDAAFYSVALQVAAREARSGHHVVAEDIKKAVDASRKTSPRPNLTRLPKQRAEVDDVVEETHPRLALRDLVVRPDLLEQLQHVIAEQRQREVLLRHGFAPAHRLLLEGPPGTGKTMTASVLSSELEIPMFTVRLDGLLSKYMGETASKLRSVFDLVAERRGVYLFDEFDALGADRAGNDVGEARRILNSFLVFLETSSPESIVIAATNHRTILDPALFRRFDTVLTYELPDARQTIAILRTRLGSLARSTSLAKLGSLTEGLSHADLVRAAEAAAKVALMRGDSVVSRVDLEYALTKRRRASIG, encoded by the coding sequence ATGGCTGGGCTCGGGGAGCACGTCAAGGCGATGGTGCGCAGCCACGCCTCGGGTGACGATGCTGCCTTCTACTCGGTCGCCCTTCAGGTTGCTGCGCGCGAGGCGAGAAGCGGACATCACGTCGTCGCTGAGGACATCAAGAAGGCTGTCGATGCGTCGAGGAAGACTAGTCCGCGACCGAATCTCACTCGTCTACCCAAGCAGCGAGCGGAGGTTGACGATGTCGTCGAAGAAACACATCCGCGCCTCGCCCTCCGCGATCTCGTAGTTCGCCCTGACCTGCTTGAGCAACTTCAGCATGTGATTGCGGAGCAGCGACAGCGCGAGGTGCTCTTGCGGCATGGATTCGCGCCCGCGCATCGCCTCCTGCTTGAAGGGCCTCCTGGCACGGGCAAGACGATGACAGCGTCAGTGCTTTCGTCGGAGCTCGAGATTCCGATGTTCACCGTGAGACTCGACGGTCTCCTCAGCAAGTACATGGGGGAGACAGCAAGCAAACTACGGTCAGTCTTCGACCTTGTCGCGGAGCGCCGGGGCGTTTACTTGTTCGACGAGTTCGATGCTCTCGGTGCCGATCGCGCTGGAAATGATGTTGGGGAAGCTCGCCGCATCCTCAACTCTTTCCTCGTCTTCCTGGAGACATCAAGCCCGGAGTCGATCGTGATAGCGGCTACGAACCACCGAACGATCCTCGATCCAGCGCTCTTTCGCCGGTTCGACACGGTGCTGACCTACGAGCTACCCGATGCTCGTCAGACCATCGCCATTCTGCGCACAAGACTTGGCTCTCTAGCGCGATCGACGAGTCTCGCGAAGCTTGGTTCGCTCACCGAGGGGCTCAGTCATGCCGACCTGGTTCGCGCTGCTGAAGCGGCGGCTAAGGTTGCGCTCATGAGGGGCGATAGCGTCGTATCGCGCGTCGACCTCGAGTATGCGCTCACCAAGCGTCGGCGGGCGAGTATTGGTTGA
- a CDS encoding S8 family peptidase — MRSPSVGGRVLVDDLRHLDHLYIVERAANEDFTRGGQGNPKIRPVERRAHGLAMRGELADVFAAAAGARAAASVSEEELAALGTAIVLEGADATYPLKLESLNRLTAHRVRPKSPMWLLLSVHPATLEKPERAAVWVADEYRTKFLQLFEEYLAKNTAQTGSPANQALIANIARIRQAVLRDLWTSTGEPPTQGVHWWELWLDSSQPSVEVLTAFAEVNRLRLVPRSLRMRDRVVMWIEATWDALQVLPFTSVPIAEVRKPEFVDTVSDLPPEDQDDFVADLAARIVPASETGPYVTHLDSGVFQAHVLIRNSLAVEDVYTVVGASGADVNGHGTSMAGLALFGDLDEALMSGASISLSHRLESVRIIPGVGEPAHDPLDFGTATANAIALPEIAAVRPRVFCLPVSARPDHPGEPTLWSSTVDALAMGTGVVRDGTELQLLAAPDPDAARLILVATGNVDSYQLDHRAESDTSAIEDPAQAWNALTVSAFTNLADAPTDPAYDGWEALAKPGELSPHSRTSVMFGGRKWPIKPDICMEGGNVLTDGTSGFEDRHPTVSLRSAGTASDLALSTANATSAATAQAARLAALAMARYPSYWPETVRGLLTHSAEWSDPMWQEIDRAGNKSDRLSLLRRYGWGIPTEAAVLNSSNHAVTLVTQDQFVPFDGPEYRMRHFRLHSLPWPRETLEQLGDVTVRLRVTLSYFVEPSASRRGWRRRYSYASHGLRFDLQGSLETEREFVARVNRDAQDDEQGTGSRGSGASNRWLVGPNQRHLGSLHQDEWSGFGSELAATGSLAVYPVGGWWKNNGRTDRVSRPIRYSLLVSLQTDEVSVDLYTPIATQIRIPIEIVAG, encoded by the coding sequence ATGCGCTCACCAAGCGTCGGCGGGCGAGTATTGGTTGACGATCTAAGGCACCTCGACCATCTCTACATCGTCGAACGTGCAGCCAACGAAGACTTCACGCGTGGCGGGCAGGGTAACCCAAAGATCCGACCCGTAGAACGTCGGGCACACGGCCTCGCGATGCGAGGTGAACTGGCTGACGTGTTTGCTGCGGCAGCGGGCGCTCGGGCGGCTGCCAGCGTCAGCGAAGAGGAACTCGCGGCACTGGGAACGGCCATCGTACTCGAGGGTGCGGATGCGACGTACCCTCTCAAACTTGAGTCGTTGAACAGACTTACCGCGCACCGCGTGAGGCCGAAGAGCCCAATGTGGCTGCTGCTCTCGGTTCATCCGGCCACGCTGGAAAAACCCGAGCGTGCCGCGGTGTGGGTCGCTGACGAGTACCGGACGAAGTTCCTTCAGCTGTTCGAGGAGTATCTGGCGAAGAACACCGCCCAGACCGGAAGCCCCGCGAACCAGGCACTGATCGCGAACATCGCCAGGATTCGACAGGCAGTTCTGCGAGATCTATGGACCTCAACGGGTGAGCCCCCAACCCAGGGCGTCCATTGGTGGGAGCTTTGGCTCGACAGTTCGCAGCCAAGCGTAGAGGTGTTGACCGCTTTTGCCGAAGTCAACAGGTTGCGGCTGGTCCCTCGATCTTTGCGCATGCGGGACCGTGTGGTGATGTGGATTGAAGCGACGTGGGACGCCCTTCAGGTGCTGCCATTCACCAGCGTTCCCATTGCTGAAGTGCGCAAGCCGGAGTTCGTTGACACAGTGTCGGATCTCCCGCCGGAGGATCAGGACGACTTCGTTGCCGACTTGGCTGCGCGAATCGTCCCTGCTTCTGAGACCGGTCCATACGTGACTCACCTCGATTCGGGTGTCTTTCAGGCGCATGTCTTGATTCGCAACTCGCTGGCCGTAGAGGACGTCTACACGGTCGTAGGAGCCTCGGGGGCAGATGTAAACGGCCATGGGACGTCAATGGCTGGGTTGGCGCTGTTCGGTGACCTCGATGAGGCGCTGATGTCCGGCGCGTCGATTTCGCTCTCTCACAGGCTCGAGTCGGTGAGGATCATTCCCGGGGTGGGTGAGCCCGCTCATGACCCACTCGACTTTGGGACCGCCACCGCTAACGCAATCGCGCTCCCGGAGATTGCCGCTGTTCGTCCCCGCGTCTTTTGCCTGCCGGTGAGCGCAAGGCCGGATCACCCGGGCGAGCCCACGCTATGGTCGTCGACGGTGGACGCGCTCGCGATGGGCACTGGTGTCGTGCGTGATGGCACTGAGCTTCAACTGCTCGCGGCGCCCGATCCAGACGCCGCAAGATTGATCCTCGTAGCCACAGGAAATGTCGACTCCTACCAGCTGGATCACCGCGCCGAATCCGACACCTCCGCCATCGAGGACCCAGCGCAGGCGTGGAACGCACTCACCGTGTCTGCCTTCACGAACCTCGCTGATGCCCCGACGGATCCCGCGTACGACGGTTGGGAAGCGCTGGCAAAGCCGGGCGAGTTGTCGCCTCACAGTCGAACATCGGTGATGTTCGGTGGTCGCAAGTGGCCGATCAAGCCAGACATCTGCATGGAAGGCGGGAATGTACTCACAGATGGCACCTCCGGATTCGAGGACCGCCATCCCACGGTCTCGCTGCGCAGCGCGGGCACCGCGTCCGATCTCGCCCTGAGCACAGCGAACGCCACGAGCGCTGCGACCGCGCAAGCAGCCAGGCTCGCCGCTCTCGCGATGGCGCGCTACCCGTCCTACTGGCCGGAGACCGTTCGAGGACTGCTCACACACTCGGCCGAATGGTCCGACCCCATGTGGCAGGAGATTGACCGCGCGGGCAACAAGTCGGATCGTCTGTCGCTTCTGCGCAGATACGGATGGGGTATCCCAACAGAAGCCGCTGTGCTGAACTCGTCGAACCACGCCGTCACGCTCGTAACCCAAGACCAGTTTGTCCCCTTCGACGGCCCGGAGTACCGCATGCGGCACTTCCGACTTCATTCCTTGCCGTGGCCGCGTGAAACCCTTGAGCAACTGGGCGATGTCACGGTCCGGCTCCGCGTAACGCTTTCCTACTTCGTCGAGCCGTCGGCCTCCCGCCGCGGTTGGCGGAGGCGATACTCGTATGCGTCGCACGGACTGCGATTCGATCTTCAGGGCTCGCTGGAGACGGAGCGTGAATTCGTTGCCCGAGTCAATCGCGATGCACAGGACGACGAGCAAGGAACCGGCAGTCGAGGCTCCGGAGCGTCGAATCGGTGGCTCGTTGGGCCGAACCAGCGGCACCTCGGATCGCTCCATCAAGATGAGTGGTCCGGGTTTGGGTCGGAACTGGCAGCGACAGGTTCGTTGGCCGTGTACCCGGTCGGGGGATGGTGGAAGAACAACGGCCGCACCGACCGAGTCTCGCGCCCGATCCGGTACTCGCTCCTGGTGTCGCTGCAGACCGACGAAGTGAGCGTCGACCTCTACACCCCGATCGCAACCCAGATTCGCATCCCGATCGAGATTGTCGCTGGATAG